One stretch of Arachis duranensis cultivar V14167 chromosome 1, aradu.V14167.gnm2.J7QH, whole genome shotgun sequence DNA includes these proteins:
- the LOC107486644 gene encoding uncharacterized protein LOC107486644 produces the protein MGIIGCNVDGYMDDDKFSKPMPWIGIYIAAASLACLIAVTADLVLGFRGRKLWFPCKYFCLNATTLTVIGVALKLSVDLNTSMPQRSDQLAKLTSSAFTCTIMGNSMPSLGVTDKKETMMNVVAMGILVITMIANICIQFATGVIYVFWAEHVVIILLMLILLMTMFSLDIAIPKMKHYLELKYETNEAMLKESLSRMEEEDTGQLINNLRDELMRVWMMAHTSSPQFVLGRSVTCTASGAFCLLSTLALAEAMLRSYLMPWSLRFCSGDSDYKWSTTLILIVQVAAVAVGTIAPAFRWFTAITYRWPNVRHKNSKRRLQVEGYWIDRLELLKERPLGYRIQNRQFRKIAHDAKLLLLNLFIKMQVGIVLLSKATQFISISLMCLVLECYERCKRLKSNFNNNVSSINSVAESKPDLKRFVLHLEGEEELVEVMMKNNRDATNHWFHVGEKNEPKQVIELIQDKCSVLQGFKGVATFDSDQVLSLHPVEALYGWSLPLVTLASIIVAIPNINRLKVKNLIGALNEGLLYVKFIENNMDKEGKLSKLRMAADIVWLGVDLYDKWLDVDLYKLSLQGKSPKETIERLAEAAKIRYDKFKAKYRHICNRVAPSSWPIKILASNSMYRISQTSLLNNEIMSSERLFEALTEMICDILGACLTNLPHVISTKCLNSAIEEREESVRYAVCMLGQTHRIIEMLEKRTFPSLDFSKGTNIEDWRLMHKIEALDID, from the exons ATGGGAATAATCGGGTGCAACGTTGACGGGTACATGGACGATGACAAGTTCAGCAAGCCAATGCCATGGATTGGAATATACATAGCAGCAGCATCCCTTGCTTGCCTCATAGCAGTAACCGCCGATCTCGTGCTCGGGTTTCGCGGCCGCAAGCTGTGGTTCCCCTGCAAATATTTCTGCCTCAATGCCACCACCTTGACTGTCATTGGCGTTGCGCTGAAGCTTTCCGTGGATCTCAACACTTCCATGCCTCAGCGCTCTGACCAGCTAGCAAAACTCACCAGCAGTGCATTCACCTGCACAATCATGG GTAACTCCATGCCTTCTCTTGGTGTGACGGACAAGAAAGAGACGATGATGAATGTTGTGGCCATGGGAATACTTGTGATCACCATGATTGCGAACATCTGCATCCAATTTGCTACTGGTGTTATCTATGTATTCTGGGCAGAACATGTTGTCATCATACTTCTAATGCTCATTCTCTTGATGACAATGTTCTCCTTAGACATAGCAATTCCCAAGATGAAGCATTACTTGGAGCTGAAGTACGAAACAAACGAGGCAATGCTTAAAGAAAGCTTAAGCCGAATGGAGGAGGAAGACACTGGACAACTCATCAACAATCTTAGAGATGAATTGATGAGGGTTTGGATGATGGCACACACTAGTAGCCCCCAATTTGTTCTTGGAAGGTCAGTAACATGCACTGCATCCGGTGCGTTCTGTCTTCTAAGTACATTGGCATTAGCCGAGGCAATGCTTCGGTCTTACTTGATGCCTTGGTCCTTAAGATTCTGCTCCGGCGACAGCGATTACAAATGGTCTACCACATTGATTCTCATAGTTCAAGTTGCTGCAGTGGCAGTTGGTACTATTGCCCCTGCATTTAGATGGTTCACTGCCATAACTTATAGGTGGCCAAATGTGAGACATAAGAACAGCAAGAGAAGATTGCAAGTAGAAGGGTATTGGATTGACAGACTAGAACTATTGAAAGAAAGGCCTCTTGGTTATCGAATTCAGAATAGGCAGTTTAGAAAGATAGCCCATGATGCAAAACTGCTTCTACTTAATCTCTTCATTAAAATGCAGGTGGGGATTGTGTTGTTGAGCAAAGCAACACAATTCATTTCAATATCTCTCATGTGCTTGGTTTTGGAGTGTTACGAGCGGTGCAAGAGATTGAAATCCAACTTTAATAACAACGTCTCGAGCATTAACTCAGTGGCAGAGTCAAAGCCGGATCTAAAGcgtttcgttcttcatcttgaAGGCGAGGAAGAGCTAGTTGAAGTGATGATGAAAAACAACCGTGACGCGACTAATCATTGGTTTCATGTAGGAGAGAAGAATGAGCCAAAACAAGTCATTGAGCTAATACAAGATAAATGCTCTGTCTTGCAAGGGTTTAAAGGGGTGGCAACATTTGATAGTGACCAAGTTCTATCTTTGCATCCTGTGGAAGCCCTATATGGTTGGTCACTTCCTTTAGTAACACTAGCTAGCATAATAGTTGCAATTCCaaacatcaataggctcaaagtGAAAAACTTGATAGGAGCTCTAAATGAAGGGCTCCTCTATGTGAAGTTCATAGAAAACAATATGGACAAAGAAGGAAAATTAAGTAAATTGAGAATGGCAGCAGATATTGTGTGGCTTGGAGTTGATTTATATGATAAGTGGTTAGATGTGGATCTTTATAAGCTCTCCCTTCAAGGAAAGAGTCCCAAAGAGACAATAGAGAGACTAGCTGAAGCTGCTAAAATCAGGTATGACAAATTCAAAGCAAAATATAGACACATATGCAATAGGGTAGCACCTTCATCATGGCCCATCAAGATATTGGCATCTAACTCCATGTACAGAATAAGCCAAACTTCTCTCTTAAACAATGAAATCATGAGCTCAGAGAGGTTGTTTGAAGCACTAACAGAAATGATATGTGATATATTGGGTGCATGTCTCACAAACTTGCCCCATGTTATATCCACAAAGTGCTTGAACAGTGCCATTGAAGAACGAGAGGAGAGTGTGAGATATGCGGTTTGCATGCTTGGTCAAACCCACAGGATAATAGAGATGCTAGAGAAGAGGACATTTCCAAGCTTGGATTTTAGCAAAGGGACAAACATTGAAGATTGGCGATTGATGCATAAAATAGAGGCACTAGATATTgactaa